A stretch of the Odontesthes bonariensis isolate fOdoBon6 chromosome 5, fOdoBon6.hap1, whole genome shotgun sequence genome encodes the following:
- the pnisr gene encoding arginine/serine-rich protein PNISR isoform X1 produces the protein MWDQGGQPWPQWPLSQQQWMQSFQHQHDPGQVDWAALAQAWIAQKESTGAPQPHNVQPNGQDIPGLESVGQSNHGAFQGDQPFGRMWQPEWGMHGQPPPPPPPPPPDQAWIPPGSGPMDVVNPSEDSNSQDSVEFNSEAHHGVYPQNSHGYGAQPDSYAMAPMAMNQFDYQHGAASSFAPTPSGFHSPYWQGPPQNRRDARPPGFRDRPRSPIQLPVKPEAPATLDAVKRRTLPAWIREGLEKMDREKQKKLERERMEKERAEMAKDDGKEAEVFEEGDGPRVPRKSKFDSDDEGIDENEEEEKTSVKREFSVRTPSPPAEDSEPEITEELKEELLMGITKTLLTEILLAVTNEEILHVARETHRKATRAPAKQLAQSSALASLTGLSGLGDYGSDESEDEDGRSPRGSESSDTDEEELRHRIREKQDAFRRKEREVQQLQDKQAQEALLAREEMAKERLSRERGEYDEGQLENPHKQELKEREPEPLVDRRRSRSEREGSEGKPSGRGKERSGRGGSDSPANGHSSSSRSSSSRSSSRSSSSSSSSSPSSRSSSRSSSPRRKRRRSRSSSHKAHRRSRSHSPHRHRSERSEKGRDRRRSSAERSGRNKKDRSESREHRSRRSRSRSRERDRGRARARDSRSHSRDRARDKERKRSRERRDSSHSRSSKHKQKASSKDRDRRRERSRSHDKDKKKKDKDREKEVDKKKEKPKAKEKEKGSSLSTEENGKSKKRKESDFCTDSQSDKRSRQDSKSSRKGSGKASKRRSDSDSSRSPTPEVSKEKKSKKSKRSRSRSTEKSHKSGKKASRKHKSKSRSRSASPSRRSRR, from the exons ATGTGGGACCAGGGAGGACAGCCTTGGCCGCAGTGGCCTCTCAGCCAGCAGCAGTGGATGCAGTCTTTTCAACACCAGCATGATCCAG GTCAAGTGGACTGGGCTGCTCTTGCACAGGCATGGATAGCCCAAAAGGAGTCGACGGGAGCACCACAACCGCACAATGTTCAGCCCAATGGCCAAGACATCCCCGGCCTTGAGTCTGTCGGACAGAGTAACCATGGAGCTTTCCAGGGTGACCAACCATTTGGCAGAATGTGGCAGCCAG AGTGGGGAATGCACGGTCagccccctcctcctccacctcctccacccccAGACCAGGCCTGGATCCCTCCAGGATCAGGACCAATGGATGTGGTGAACCCCAGCGAGGACAGCAACAGCCAGGACAGTGTGGAGTTCAACTCTGAGGCCCACCACGGGGTTTACCCCCAGAACAGCCATGGGTATGGGGCACAGCCCGACAGCTACGCCATGGCCCCCATGGCCATGAACCAGTTTGACTATCAG CATGGAGCTGCTTCGTCCTTCGCCCCCACTCCCTCAGGCTTTCACTCTCCGTACTGGCAGGGTCCTCCTCAGAACCGGCGAGATGCCCGACCACCTGGGTTCAGAGACCGGCCCCGATCCCCCATTCAGCTCCCTGTCAAACCGGAGGCCCCGGCAACGCTAG ACGCTGTGAAGAGACGCACCCTACCAGCATGGATCCGAGAGGGTCTTGAAAAGATGGACCGGGAGAAGCAGAAGAAGCTAGAGCGGGAGCGAATGGAAAAGGAGCGCGCCGAAATGGCAAAAGACGACGGCAAAGAGGCCGAGGTCTTCGAGGAAGGGGACGGGCCGCGTGTGCCCCGCAAGAGCAAATTT GACAGCGACGACGAGGGAATCGATGAgaatgaggaagaagaaaagactTCCGTTAAAAGAGAGTTTTCTGTCCGGACTCCATCCCCTCCTGCTGAAGATAGCGAACCTGAAATAACGGAGGAGTTAAAGGAAGAGCTGCTG atGGGCATCACAAAAACTCTTCTGACAGAGATCCTTCTCGCGGTCACGAACGAAGAGATTCTGCACGTGGCCCGAGAGACTCACAGGAAAGCCACACGAG CTCCTGCAAAACAGCTGGCACAGTCAAGTGCACTGGCTTCTCTGACTGGTCTCA GCGGGCTTGGTGACTATGGGTCAGATGAAAGCGAGGACGAGGATGGCCGCAGCCCCCGAGGATCTGAATCCTCTGACACGGATGAGGAAGAGTTGCGCCACCGCATCCGGGAAAAGCAGGACGCCTTCCGCCGCAAAGAGCGCGAGGTGCAGCAGCTGCAAGACAAACAAGCACAAGAGGCTCTGTTAGCACGCG AGGAGATGGCGAAGGAGAGATTGAGTAGAGAAAGGGGGGAATATGATGAGGGTCAGTTAGAAAATCCACACAAACAGGAACTAAAAGAAAGGGAGCCAGAGCCCCTGGTAGACAGGCGGAGGTCCCGCAGCGAGAGGGAGGGCAGTGAGGGCAAGCCGTCAGGCAGAGGCAAGGAGCGGTCCGGGCGGGGCGGCAGCGATTCCCCAGCCAACGGTCACAGCAGCAGCTCCCGCTCCTCCTCCAGCCGCAGCAGCTCCCGCTCATCTTCCTCGTCGTCCTCCTCCTCACCGTCTTCTCGTAGTTCTTCTCGGTCGTCCTCCCcgcggaggaagaggaggcgtAGCCGCTCTTCTTCCCACAAGGCCCATCGGCGCAGTCGCAGCCACAGCCCCCACAGGCATCGTAGTGAACGCAGTGAGAAGGGCAgggacaggaggaggagcagcgcAGAGCGATCGGGCCGCAACAAGAAAGACCGCAGCGAGTCCAGGGAGCACAGGAGTCGCAGGAGTAGATCCCGATCCCGAGAGCGAGATAGAGGCAGGGCCAGAGCCCGAGACAGCCGCAGTCACAGCAGAGACAGAGCGAGGGACAAGGAGAGGAAACGGAGCCGGGAGCGCAGGGACAGCAGTCACAGTCGTAGtagcaaacacaaacaaaaggcCTCCAGCAAAGACAGAGAcagaaggagagaaaggagTCGAAGCCATGataaagacaagaaaaagaaggatAAGGATAGAGAAAAAGAGGtggataaaaagaaagaaaagccaaaggccaaagaaaaggaaaaggggaGCTCTCTATCTACAGAAGAGAATGGCAaatcaaagaaaaggaaagagagtGACTTTTGCACAGACTCCCAGAGTGACAAGCGCTCTCGACAGGATAGCAAATCCAGCAGGAAGGGCTCCGGCAAAGCTAGCAAGAGGCGCTCAGACTCTGACTCTAGTAGATCCCCCACACCTGAAGTTAGCAAGGAAAAGAAATCTAAGAAATCCAAACGTAGTCGCTCAAGGTCGACGGAAAAATCTCACAAGTCTGGTAAGAAGGCAAGCCGCAAACACAAGTCTAAGTCGCGATCAAG GTCGGCATCTCCCTCCCGTCGTAGCAGACGCTGA
- the pnisr gene encoding arginine/serine-rich protein PNISR isoform X2 — MWDQGGQPWPQWPLSQQQWMQSFQHQHDPGQVDWAALAQAWIAQKESTGAPQPHNVQPNGQDIPGLESVGQSNHGAFQGDQPFGRMWQPEWGMHGQPPPPPPPPPPDQAWIPPGSGPMDVVNPSEDSNSQDSVEFNSEAHHGVYPQNSHGMELLRPSPPLPQAFTLRTGRVLLRTGEMPDHLGSETGPDPPFSSLSNRRPRQR; from the exons ATGTGGGACCAGGGAGGACAGCCTTGGCCGCAGTGGCCTCTCAGCCAGCAGCAGTGGATGCAGTCTTTTCAACACCAGCATGATCCAG GTCAAGTGGACTGGGCTGCTCTTGCACAGGCATGGATAGCCCAAAAGGAGTCGACGGGAGCACCACAACCGCACAATGTTCAGCCCAATGGCCAAGACATCCCCGGCCTTGAGTCTGTCGGACAGAGTAACCATGGAGCTTTCCAGGGTGACCAACCATTTGGCAGAATGTGGCAGCCAG AGTGGGGAATGCACGGTCagccccctcctcctccacctcctccacccccAGACCAGGCCTGGATCCCTCCAGGATCAGGACCAATGGATGTGGTGAACCCCAGCGAGGACAGCAACAGCCAGGACAGTGTGGAGTTCAACTCTGAGGCCCACCACGGGGTTTACCCCCAGAACAGCCATGG CATGGAGCTGCTTCGTCCTTCGCCCCCACTCCCTCAGGCTTTCACTCTCCGTACTGGCAGGGTCCTCCTCAGAACCGGCGAGATGCCCGACCACCTGGGTTCAGAGACCGGCCCCGATCCCCCATTCAGCTCCCTGTCAAACCGGAGGCCCCGGCAACGCTAG